The Vibrio fortis DNA segment AAAGAGCAGACTGTTGATTTCTTAACTTTCCCACTCGAAGGTCGTTTTGGTTTAAGTTCGTCTTGTGCTGAACGCGCCAATAGTGTGTTTAGTATAATCACGCCTGGGACGGCTTTGAATGAAGTACAGTTGTTACTTCGGGAAGTTAGTTTAACTGACATATTGGCTACAAAAAACTCGGTGGTTTTGCAGCTGCCATTCTCCGCTTGTGAAGTGCTTTTGAAGGAATCTATCGAGTTTTCTAACTTTCTTGGTGTCTCTTTGGCTAAAAAACAACGAGTCTTTCACACGTTGTTTCAGCTTAGGGCGATGAAATCGAATTCAGAGAAAGTTAACCGTGCTCTGGAGTTAATAGCAGATATATCTGACAACGGCGTTGCCGCAATCAACTTGATCAGCCTTGCTTCATTATTGTATATGTCGCGAAACACGGTAAGTAAAGAAATCAAGAGCTTGATTGAGCAAGGAGGGCTTGAAGAGGTTGAGGATGGTTATCGTGTATGCCATCGCTAAATTGTCATTATTAAGTTGAAAGCGAGCCAAGTGCTCGCTTTTTCATTTTAGACATTTTGAACTGCTTTTTTCGCTACTCTCAACCCCATTTGATATCCAGCTTCTAACTTGTCTTTATCGGTAGTTAGCCTGCCTACCTCGAAGGCGTCATCAGGGGCAATGACCTCAATAGTACAGTCAGGCGGAGGGCTCTTAATGAACGCTAGGGTTTGATTGTATTGATCGGCGCGAGTGATCATTGCTTCAGCAAGCTGAGGCGTCTTTTTCATGAGCTTACGAAGTAACCAAGCCGATCTAGGCGGGCGCTTTTCATAACCTTGTTTTTGGGAGAGGATCACCGTGATCTTTTTGGCTCCACGATTATATGCTTCAATGACGGGAATTGAGTCGACTACACCGCCATCAATCATTTTTCGACCATTGATGGTTAGTGGCGTGCGATAAGCCATTGGTACTGAGCAAGATGCTTTGAGTAGCTCCTCAAGGTTATCTTCATTGCCTTGAGTATAAACCGCAGTACCGTTATCAACATCGGTGGTCACGACATGAAAGGGGAGAGGTTGTTCGTTAAAAGCTTGCATGTCATAAGGGTAGTTCTGTGCAATGTGATCCCAAAGCCAGTCAAGCTCTAACAGATGTCCGCCTTTAGCAAACCTTTTGAAGTCGATAAACTCAGGCCGGCAAGAGTAATCCGATATGATTGTGTAAGTCCGCCCACGTTGATTCGATAACCATGAGGCGATGTTTGTTGAGCCTGCAGACACGCCTATGCAGAAATCAAAAGGGTTGTAGTTGTGATCTAAAAAACCGTCCAATACACCAGCAGCAAAGATGCCTCTCATCGCTCCACCTTCTACGACTAGGGCATGTTTCATTTCTTTTGTCATTGTTTATCTATTCCCTGACGTTTGTACCTTCCATCTAATATTCATAGAAGAGCATAAACTCTATTAATACTAGATTCGTAGTTTGATGTGTAGATCTAGTATTAAAAACTCTTCTACCCATAACACTTCAACTCAACAAAACAGCGACAGAGGCTAGGTGGTCCAGCGTAATGTCCGCGTTTTTGGGAACGTAGCAAATTTAATGTAGTGTTATTGTTTAATGCTTGCTGCTTATTGCCTACCGCTTACTGTCTGGGTAATGGATAACGTTGTGAAAGACGGCGTTTTCGTTCCCTGTGTTTTTGTAGCCGTGTATTTGATGGGCATTGAAGCGGACGGCTTGTCCTGCATGTAATGGGTGCCACTCATCATCAAAAAAGACAGCCATTTCACCAGAAATACACAGAATATGTTCTGTAACACCTAAATTGTGTGGATCTGACTTATGTTGGTACTCAGGCGCTAAAGTCAATTCGAAGATCTCAAAGCCCAACTTTGGTTCGAATGGGAACAGCAGGCTGACGAAGAAGCCGACATTGTACTCTTCGCGCCTTAATTCGTTGGCATCTCTAAACAGGCTGGTGAGTTCATTATTTGAACTGGTTGCAATAAAGCTGGAAAAGGAGACTTCGAAGCCAGAAGCTATTTGCCATAGTTTTGCCACGGTAGGGCTAGACTCTCCACGCTCAATTTGCCCGAGCATCGCCTTACTAACCCCAGTTGCCAGTGCTGTTTTATCTAAGCTCCAACCCTTTTCTTGTCGCAGGCGTTTTAGGTTTTCGCCCACTTTTATTTCTGATTGCATATTTTCTCAACAAAAATTTTTGATAAACAACTTGTGCGTTATAGCGCACAGGTGCTAGATTGATTCTATGGACGTTATAACGCACATAGGGAGAGATTAACATGACTAAGCTAAAACTTTCGCATGTCACCACCGGTTTTATTGCCGTCTTCATTGGTTATGCGAGCGCGGCGGCGATAATTTACCAAGCTGCAATGAGTGCTGGGGCAACACAGCAACAAGTGGCGTCATGGTTCTGGGCGCTCGGAGTAGGAATGGGGGTTACAACGATATTACTTTCATTCTGTTACAAGAAACCGATAGTAACCGCTTGGTCTACTCCCGGAGCTGCATTACTGATTACATCCCTAGATGGTTTGACAATGAATCAAGCCGTTGCTGTATTCTTGTTCAGCTCGCTTTTGATTACTTTTGTAGGGCTCGCTGGGGTATTCGAAAGAGTACTCAAGCAGATACCGACAGCGCTCGCGTCTGCAATGCTTGCGGGTATTTTGCTTCAATTTGGTTTGGGTATGTTCGCATCTCTGACTGTTGAAGTAGAGATAGTAGTGGTCATGTTAGCTATGTTTCTTTTGGCGAGATCTTGGCTGGGAAACCTGTTGATCCCAAGTATTTTTGTGGTCGCTTTGATGATGTGTATCGGTATGGGGAAGCTCGATGTCAGTGAGGTTTCCTTAAGTTTGACAGTACCTGTCGTCATCGTTCCCGATTTTGAATTGTTCTCCTTGATCAGTGTAGGGGTTCCCTTGTTCATCGTGACAATGGCATCTCAAAATCTGCCGGGGTTCGCTGTATTGAAAGCCAATGGTTACCAAGTCGATTCGTCAAAAGTGATTACAACAACAGGGGTTACAGGATTGTTGTTGGCGCCTTTGGGTGGTTTTGCTTTCAACCTTGCGGCGATCACGGGGGCAATCTGTATGGGGCCTAATGCCGATGAAGATCCTAAAACTCGATATATGGCTGGGATATCTATGGGCGTGTTTTATCTTTTAGCTGCCATCCTCGGAATGTCATTGGTTTCTCTGTTCAGTGCTGTACCTACAGCGATTGTTATTGCAATAGCGGGGCTGGCAGTGATGCCGACGCTATTAAATTGTTTGACAGTATCAATGGCTGACGTTCGATATCGAGAGCCTGCGTTGTTTACCTTTTTGTTCACGGCTTCAGGGATCAGCCTAATGGGTATTGGCAGTGCATTTTGGGGTATTTGTATCGGGTTATTGTTTTGTTGGGTACAGGATTACAAATCTAAGTCTTTCAACGTAGATAGCACATCATCGACATAGTCACCCTTGACCCACTATTTGAGTACGACTAATGGAGAAGTGAATCTTAAGATGAAACGTGATGGTATAGGACAACCTTTCGAGCCTGATCTATTCACTAATTTAGGATTCCCAACGTGGCTATAACGATTGAACATCCAGAGTGGCTAGCGAAGTTTTGTAGTCAAACGCTTAACGCAACTTACCCAAACACAGATAAGACAATATCGCTCGGGTCTTTGACAAGTATTGAAATGCCAGAGTCCCCAAATATGACTGTTTCCGATGGGGCTACTGAGCCACATCGGCATCAGTTCTGTTTTGATTCAGAGCTGGGGCGAGTCAGAACCAAGTACTCGGAGACTCTGATTGATACCTTGATGTTGCAACGAGAAGCGCTGTGGTTGTCTCGTCTCAATAGTCAAGGGTTATCCTCCCAGCGCTGCCTCGACTTCTATCGAGATGGTACGCGTGCTGCGTTGTTGACTAACTACATTGAGGGACAGTCGCTTTCAGAGTTCATACAGCGCAATCAAACCAGTGATGTTGCCTTGGTTGCGAACATCATTGATCAGTTGTTGAGTGAGCTAGAAGAGTTACATAGACGCGGATATGTGCATGGAGATATCAAACCTTCCAATATTCTGTTATCGGAACAAAGAATTGTCTCTTTCATTGATTTCTCGAATGCCCGCCGCGTCGGAGATAGTTGGCAAGAACGAGGTATAGAACAATATTCACCGAGCTATCGCTATCCGAAGAACGCTTTTTCCCAACTGCGTCACCGTGAAGCGCATCCTGTTTGTGATAGCTACGCAAGTCTGATCACTATCGCGCTGTTAATCGGCGCTCCTGCAAACAACCTTCCCGTTGATTTAGGCAGTTCTCAAGCGATTGATTTCTTTCTAGGTTTGTCACAACACGAAACTTGGTTGTTACTGCCTAAATTAACTCAAGAGAGTGTCCAATCTCATATCGATAACGTGATTAAAGATTTAATCTAGTGGTCATTAAATAGGGTGCTCGTCACTCAGATAAACAAAAAAGGCTGATGTTCGTGTGGACATCAGCCTTAAATTTATCCGTCTTTGACCTTAGTGATTAAACTGATTCACCAGGCGTTTTAGGCTTTGTAGGTGGGTTGCGAGGGATTCTGCACGTCTCACGGATGTTGAAGAAAGCTCGCGCGTTTCAATAATCGCTTGCTTGACTCGAACAACATGGTCGTTGATGCCGTGGGTTACTTGCACTTGCTCTTCAATGGCTTGAGAAGTTTGAGCACTTTGCTCGTTGATCGATATAAGATCTTGAACAATCGCTTCAAAAGAGGCTCTGCTTTGTTGAGACTTCTCGACACAGACTTCAGAAGAGTGAATGCCTTCCTCGATAAAACGGCCAGTTTGATTTACGGTGTTCTGTAAGATCTCAATACGCGAGCGAATCTCTTCAACTGAAGAGCTTGTCTTGCCAGAAAGGGCTCTAACTTCATCAGCAACCACAGCGAATCCACGCCCTTGCTCACCTGCTCGCGCCGCTTCTATTGCTGCATTGAGCGCCAGAAGGTTTGTCTGTTCAGCGATACCTTGAATCATAGACAGAATCGCTTCAATACCATCTACGTCGTTGTACAATTGCTCAAGTGCGGATTTAGAGCCAGTTAAGTGTTCGCTAAGCTCATGGACAGTTTGAGCAGCTTCTTCAACCGTAGACGCTCCTTGCTGAGCCTGATCTTGCGCGTTAATCGCGAAGTCCGCGCTCTGTTTGGCTTGGTGGGCGACTTCATCTATTGATGCCAACATCTGCTCCGCAGATACGGCCATTGCGTCGGTAGCGAGATCTTGTTCTCCCAACTCATGATCAATACTTTGGCGATTCGCAAGCTCTTGTTTGGCTGAATCGATCAGGTCGGTAGACGTTTCTGAAGCTCGAGATGTAACTGCGCGTAGTTCCGCGCTCTTCATCTGCATGGCGAGTTCGATTGGAGATAAATCATCACAATAGCCCGTATATGGCTTTTCCATGATCGGATTATGGTAGTTATTTTCCGCCAACGCATGGATCGTCGAGAGACGCTGCTTAAACATGACAGCACAGCCTGCTTGAGCTAAAACAGTGGCCAGCAAAGCGAAAGCAACTATGGTTGTCGGAACGATACCGGATAAGAGTGCTAATCCTAGTACAGCTTGCAGACCGAGCAGTACGTAAGAGGTGAGAAGCCAACGCATTCTGCGCACTTTAACCTTTCCCGCATGCATTTGAGCATACAGGGCTTTGGCTCGCTCAATTTGGCTGTCGGTTGGTTGCGTTCGCACGGATTGGTATTCGTGGACAGAGCCATCAGCGTTACGAATCGGTGTAACAAATGCAGAGACCCAATAATGACCCTTATCTTTACACTTGTTCTTCACCAAACCCATCCAGCTGTTCCCCGATTGGATGTACTCCCACAGCTGAGCAAATGCCGCCTTTGGCATGTCTTTATGGCGAATAAGGTTGTGAGGTTGACCTAACAACTCTTGTTCGTTGTAGCCAGCAACATGGTAAAAGTCTTCATTACAATAAGTAATATTACTTTCTGGTGTGGTGGTTGAAATAAGACTATCCGTATCTGAAAAGCGAACTCGTTCATCATGATTGTTCATTACGTACTGCCTTGTATTTGTTATAAGAATTTATTGTTTTATAAGGCGCGTATTATCTTATAAGTGTCAAATTAATGCCTTATCAATAAATTGACGTCAGTCATTTTTTAACCAATTGAAAATTGATATGAGTTGATCTGGATCAATACGGAAAATATCTAAATAAAATATCCGTGAAGTTAATCGATAAATTGAGATTAATTGCCTCTATAAATGGAACCAATATTCCATATTTTTAATCATGTTCGCGCGTTTCCGTTATGGGGATTTTGGAATAATGCACCACTTTGGAGCATGCTCTGCATCATAATTGGGAGTGTAATTACTTGAACTGTATATAAATTAATCATACAAGTTAATTAATCCCCCTCTTTTGTATGTGGTCTATAAATTGCTTTGTTTTATATAGATATAAAATAAAACAAGGAATGTAGATGAACCTTACGGATCAGGAACGTCATTGGCTTAAATGGTTTGGCGCAACAGGTAAGATTGCGATGAGAAAGGCCTGTTTTCTAAATCGAACGCGAACTCGGGAATTAGAGCAGACGTTTGAAAGTATTGCGGAGACACGAGTACAGTTGCTCAACAATTGGGTAAAAAACCAATGGGATTTTCTTGAGGATGCCGCGCTATATGTTGCGAGTAGAACGGAGGAGCAGACGACTGAAACTTTACAGCGACTGCTCAATCGCAGCCCAGATATCTCAGAGTTGGCAGTTGTGGATGAAAGAGGCATAACCCAAGCGTCTAGTTACAGCAATCATGTCGGATATACCCTCACAGACCCTAAAGCGCTTACTGAAGGCTTAAAAAAGCGTTACTTACATGGGCCATACATTGATGAACGCACGCTAGCCGTCGGCGCTTCAAGTTCTTCTTTTCATGATCAAGTTACCCTGATGTTCTATGTGCCATTTTCTCGCGAAGACGGCAAGCCTCTGTGTTTGTGTGGTCGAATTCCTAATGATGTGATTGGCGATATTATTCAGCGTGAAGCTGGGCATATTTATAGTGAGTCGGGGGACAACTATATTTTTATGGTGCAATCGAACCATGACCCACGTATTGAGGCTGGAGTTGCACTGTCTCGCTCTCGGTTTGAAGACAATACCTTTTCTCATGGTGAAAACTTAAAGCAGGGGATTAACACGGATTGGGGCGTGGTGAAGGTTCAGCATCACACCGAGTTTGAAATTCGATTTACAGACCCTGCGACCAAGCAATTACACCCTGGCGTGAGGGAGACGATCAAAAACGGGAATAATGTATTTGTTGAGTACCCAGGTTATTCCGACTACAGACATATTCCTGTGATTGGTAAGGGCGTCACGTT contains these protein-coding regions:
- a CDS encoding protein kinase domain-containing protein; this translates as MAITIEHPEWLAKFCSQTLNATYPNTDKTISLGSLTSIEMPESPNMTVSDGATEPHRHQFCFDSELGRVRTKYSETLIDTLMLQREALWLSRLNSQGLSSQRCLDFYRDGTRAALLTNYIEGQSLSEFIQRNQTSDVALVANIIDQLLSELEELHRRGYVHGDIKPSNILLSEQRIVSFIDFSNARRVGDSWQERGIEQYSPSYRYPKNAFSQLRHREAHPVCDSYASLITIALLIGAPANNLPVDLGSSQAIDFFLGLSQHETWLLLPKLTQESVQSHIDNVIKDLI
- a CDS encoding Crp/Fnr family transcriptional regulator, which encodes MKYSDTLIEKYGFSDQLATKLRAMGRIKTVKKGSFVVFKEQTVDFLTFPLEGRFGLSSSCAERANSVFSIITPGTALNEVQLLLREVSLTDILATKNSVVLQLPFSACEVLLKESIEFSNFLGVSLAKKQRVFHTLFQLRAMKSNSEKVNRALELIADISDNGVAAINLISLASLLYMSRNTVSKEIKSLIEQGGLEEVEDGYRVCHR
- a CDS encoding benzoate/H(+) symporter BenE family transporter, whose amino-acid sequence is MTKLKLSHVTTGFIAVFIGYASAAAIIYQAAMSAGATQQQVASWFWALGVGMGVTTILLSFCYKKPIVTAWSTPGAALLITSLDGLTMNQAVAVFLFSSLLITFVGLAGVFERVLKQIPTALASAMLAGILLQFGLGMFASLTVEVEIVVVMLAMFLLARSWLGNLLIPSIFVVALMMCIGMGKLDVSEVSLSLTVPVVIVPDFELFSLISVGVPLFIVTMASQNLPGFAVLKANGYQVDSSKVITTTGVTGLLLAPLGGFAFNLAAITGAICMGPNADEDPKTRYMAGISMGVFYLLAAILGMSLVSLFSAVPTAIVIAIAGLAVMPTLLNCLTVSMADVRYREPALFTFLFTASGISLMGIGSAFWGICIGLLFCWVQDYKSKSFNVDSTSST
- a CDS encoding helix-turn-helix domain-containing protein, which translates into the protein MQSEIKVGENLKRLRQEKGWSLDKTALATGVSKAMLGQIERGESSPTVAKLWQIASGFEVSFSSFIATSSNNELTSLFRDANELRREEYNVGFFVSLLFPFEPKLGFEIFELTLAPEYQHKSDPHNLGVTEHILCISGEMAVFFDDEWHPLHAGQAVRFNAHQIHGYKNTGNENAVFHNVIHYPDSKR
- a CDS encoding methyl-accepting chemotaxis protein, which gives rise to MNNHDERVRFSDTDSLISTTTPESNITYCNEDFYHVAGYNEQELLGQPHNLIRHKDMPKAAFAQLWEYIQSGNSWMGLVKNKCKDKGHYWVSAFVTPIRNADGSVHEYQSVRTQPTDSQIERAKALYAQMHAGKVKVRRMRWLLTSYVLLGLQAVLGLALLSGIVPTTIVAFALLATVLAQAGCAVMFKQRLSTIHALAENNYHNPIMEKPYTGYCDDLSPIELAMQMKSAELRAVTSRASETSTDLIDSAKQELANRQSIDHELGEQDLATDAMAVSAEQMLASIDEVAHQAKQSADFAINAQDQAQQGASTVEEAAQTVHELSEHLTGSKSALEQLYNDVDGIEAILSMIQGIAEQTNLLALNAAIEAARAGEQGRGFAVVADEVRALSGKTSSSVEEIRSRIEILQNTVNQTGRFIEEGIHSSEVCVEKSQQSRASFEAIVQDLISINEQSAQTSQAIEEQVQVTHGINDHVVRVKQAIIETRELSSTSVRRAESLATHLQSLKRLVNQFNH
- a CDS encoding patatin-like phospholipase family protein is translated as MTKEMKHALVVEGGAMRGIFAAGVLDGFLDHNYNPFDFCIGVSAGSTNIASWLSNQRGRTYTIISDYSCRPEFIDFKRFAKGGHLLELDWLWDHIAQNYPYDMQAFNEQPLPFHVVTTDVDNGTAVYTQGNEDNLEELLKASCSVPMAYRTPLTINGRKMIDGGVVDSIPVIEAYNRGAKKITVILSQKQGYEKRPPRSAWLLRKLMKKTPQLAEAMITRADQYNQTLAFIKSPPPDCTIEVIAPDDAFEVGRLTTDKDKLEAGYQMGLRVAKKAVQNV